The genomic stretch GGCGGCCGGGTCACCGTCGGCGTGAGCATCGGCGTGGCCCTGAGCGGCGAGAACGCCGACGATTCGGACCGCCTGCTGCGCGAGGCGGACGCCGCCATGTACCGGGCGAAGCTCGCCTCTAGGGCAGCTTCCAGCTCTGACTCGACTCACCCGAGCACGCGCTGACCGTCGTGGTCGCGCCGGCCCGGCCCGGGTCGGTAAGGCAGCCACCGCTAGCCGAGTTGATCAGCGTGCCGTCGCCCCCGGCCCGCCACTGGCTCGAGGCGCCGTCGCCGCACCCCGTGACCCGTACGGTGCCGTCGCCGGTCGACTGCGCGCACTTGCCGGCGACCTGCAGCGTGCCGTCGGTGGCCAGCGTGAACGACTGGTACGCCACCGACATGCAGCCGCTCACCTGCACCGGGCTGCCGTCGGAGCCGAACAGGCTGCCCAGTGCCAGGCAGCGGCCGCTGGCGGCGGTGATCGCGCCGGTGCGGTCCGAGGCGGGCGGGGCCAGGCTCGGTTCGGTGGCCGGCGCGCTGGACGGGGGCGCGCTGGACGGCGTCAGCGTCTGGAGCGACGAGCTGGGCGACGCCGAGGCGCTCGCGGAGGCGCTGGCCGAGGGGCTGGCCGACGCGCTGGCGGAGGCGGTCGCGCCCGGTCCGACGCTCTGCACCTGCTGCTCGAGCGGCGCTTGGCCCCCGATGGCGGGCAGCGCCGTGCCGGGGCGGGGCATCTCGGGATCGGCGGCCGGGCCGAAGATCAGGTAGCCGACCACGCCGAGGGCCAGGGCGGCGCCGCCGGTGAAGATGCCGAGCCGGGCCAGCGGGTGCAGGGTCAGCCGGCTCTTCCGGGGCTCGGCCGGCGGCTCCTCCTCGACGGCCGGCTGAACGAGGGTGTCGGCGTCCATCGGCAGGTCCGCGGTCTCCGGCCACTTCTCGGGCTTCTCGTCCGGCGCCCGCTCCGCCTCGGCCACGGCCTTCACGTACGGCCGCACCAGCACGGGATCCTCGTCCCGCACGTCGTTCTCCGCCATCACTTCTCCCCGGTGCCCAGGTCCACGGTGGACCGGTAGGAGAACATACGCCACATCAGCCCGTATCGATCATCCCATTCCGGACTTTAACCGTACGTATTGGTCTGACCATCTTCCCGTGAGTGGCGTAGGGTCGCCGGATGCCATCGACCCCCCGGATGGCGTGGCTCGACGGGTTGCGGGCCGTCGCCGTGCTGCTCGTGCTCTACGCCCACCTCAGCCGCTACGTGCTGACCGACGTCCGTGCCGTCTCCAGCGAATGGCTGCATGCCGGGCAGGCCGGGGTCATGTTGTTCTTCCTGGTCAGCGGCTACATCATCCCGGCCTCGCTGGAACGGCACGGCAATCTGCGCCGGTTCTGGATCGGTCGTGCCGGACGGCTCCTCCCGCTCTACGCCGCGGTGACGGTCGCGGTGGTCGCGCTCGGGCTCTACCGCCCGT from Paractinoplanes brasiliensis encodes the following:
- a CDS encoding RICIN domain-containing protein; translation: MAENDVRDEDPVLVRPYVKAVAEAERAPDEKPEKWPETADLPMDADTLVQPAVEEEPPAEPRKSRLTLHPLARLGIFTGGAALALGVVGYLIFGPAADPEMPRPGTALPAIGGQAPLEQQVQSVGPGATASASASASPSASASASASASPSSSLQTLTPSSAPPSSAPATEPSLAPPASDRTGAITAASGRCLALGSLFGSDGSPVQVSGCMSVAYQSFTLATDGTLQVAGKCAQSTGDGTVRVTGCGDGASSQWRAGGDGTLINSASGGCLTDPGRAGATTTVSACSGESSQSWKLP